The genomic region GCCCAAACCGCGCGCCTGTTTGCGATACTCGTGCAACCATTTCTCGACATCTTCCATTTCTTTTTTAATCACCTCTTGTTGCACTTGAGCCGAATTGACCGCCCCTTCTCCATAGAGGTCCGCCCCCGGTCCGAGGGTCACCGGGCCGACCCCGAGACAGTGAAAAACGTATAAATTCGCGCCTTCCTGACGGGCTAAAGTCAACGCCGTCTCGAAGACTCGATCCGCTTCGGGCGATCGCGCGATCGCCACTAAAATTTTCTTAAATCCCATCGCTTGACTCCGATTCCCTCAAAATTGAAATTCTCAAATACAATCCAACACTTTTGGACGACCCTTTCCCAGGTATCATTAGTAATTTGCAAGATTTTATAACTCCATCATGACCCAGAACTACCGCATTACCCTGTTGCCCGGTGACGGAATCGGCCCTGAAATTATGGCAGTGGCGGTAGAGGTTCTCAACGCCATCGGCCCGCAACACGACCTCCAGTTTCAGTTTGAAGAAGCCCCCATCGGTGGTGCTGCCATTGACGCGACCGGAGAACCCCTCCCGGCAGCCACCCTAGAGACTTGTCGTCGCAGTGACGCGGTGCTGCTGGCCGCGATCGGCGGTTACAAGTGGGACAACTTGCCGCGCCACCAACGCCCGGAAACCGGATTGCTGGCCTTGCGTGCGGGACTGGACTTGTTCGCTAACCTACGCCCCGCCACGATTCTACCCCAGCTCGTCGATGCGTCGAGTTTGAAGCGCGACGTCGTCGAAGGGGTCGATATTATGGTGGTTCGCGAACTGACGGGGGGGGTGTATTTCGGTCAGCCGAAAGGGATTTTCGAGACCGAAACCGGGGAAAAACGGGGCGTCAATACGATGGCGTATACGGAATCGGAAATCGATCGCATCGCCCGAGTTGCTTTTGAAACGGCCCGCAAGCGCCAACGCAAACTCTGTTCTGTGGATAAGGCCAACGTCCTCGATGTTTCTCAATTATGGCGCGATCGCGTCACGGCGATCGCCGCCGACTATCCCGATGTCGAACTGTCTCATCTCTACGTAGACAATGCCGCCATGCAGTTAGTTCGCCAGCCCAAACAGTTCGACACGATCGTTACGGGAAACCTCTTCGGCGATATTCTCTCCGACGCCGCCGCCATGCTCACGGGCAGTATCGGGATGTTACCGTCCGCCAGTATCGGCGCTTCCGGTCCGGGGGTCTACGAACCCGTCCACGGGTCGGCGCCGGATATTGCCGGGCGCGATCTCGCCAATCCCCTCGCCCAAGTTCTCAGTGCGGCGATGATGCTACGTTACGGCTTGAACCAGCCGGAGGCGGCTTCAAAAATTGAAAAAGCCGTGTTGCAAGTTCTCGATGAGGGCTATCGCACCGGGGATATCATGTCGGAAGGCATGACTGCCGTGGGATGTAAAGCCATGGGCGGGGCGTTGCTGAAAGCCTTGGATCGTCCCGCCGAGTAGGTCAACCGTTCACACGGGGCGCAAATCGATCGACAATGAAGCCCGAATGACGGCAGTTTTGAGTAGCAACGATCATGTGGGATAAGATTGTCCGGCAAATTGGCGAAGTTACGGGAGAGGCTTTTGAGGCGAGCGATCGCCGTTCGGTCGGCGGCGGCTGTATCAATCAAGGATACCGTCTCGGCAGTGGCGATCGCGCCTACTTCGTCAAACTCAACAGCGCTTCGGGTCTTTCTATGTTTGAAGCCGAA from Oxynema aestuarii AP17 harbors:
- the leuB gene encoding 3-isopropylmalate dehydrogenase; amino-acid sequence: MTQNYRITLLPGDGIGPEIMAVAVEVLNAIGPQHDLQFQFEEAPIGGAAIDATGEPLPAATLETCRRSDAVLLAAIGGYKWDNLPRHQRPETGLLALRAGLDLFANLRPATILPQLVDASSLKRDVVEGVDIMVVRELTGGVYFGQPKGIFETETGEKRGVNTMAYTESEIDRIARVAFETARKRQRKLCSVDKANVLDVSQLWRDRVTAIAADYPDVELSHLYVDNAAMQLVRQPKQFDTIVTGNLFGDILSDAAAMLTGSIGMLPSASIGASGPGVYEPVHGSAPDIAGRDLANPLAQVLSAAMMLRYGLNQPEAASKIEKAVLQVLDEGYRTGDIMSEGMTAVGCKAMGGALLKALDRPAE
- a CDS encoding universal stress protein, which codes for MGFKKILVAIARSPEADRVFETALTLARQEGANLYVFHCLGVGPVTLGPGADLYGEGAVNSAQVQQEVIKKEMEDVEKWLHEYRKQARGLGIPAQFEYQIGDAGWWIREIASRWGADLVVVGRHGRSSLAEFFLGSVSNHVLHHVKCSVLVVQGEAESGIENRESLS